GTATGAACTGAGCAGACTAGCCCGGATAATTCAAGCTTTAGTCTGATAAATTATCCGGGCTATATTGATGTGAAGAATGTATGTTTTATTTCATTATTTTGGCTTGTAACGTTACGCCACTATAAGTAAACCATAATGTGATAATACCTACCGTGAATTGCTCTAGCTTATAATCCCCACATAGTCAGTAACGTCGAAGTCTGGAATAAACTCTGAGAAATCACGAGTTACATTGTTACCATGCAAATAAGCTCTTTCTGGCACCTTCATATAAGCACCGGTATCAATTTTAACGATATCCAACGTCCATGATGACTGCCGCCAGAAACCTCTGGACTTGCGTTGGTCCACCAAGTAGTAAAACTCTCCCGGTTGCGCATTGTTGTTTAATTCTATGACTTGTGCTTCCATTTCTTTTCGCTTTTGCTGGTGTGCTTCAGGTGGTGGCATATGTACCATATCATAACCACCATCATCATATTCACCATATGCATGATGGTGTGCCACCTTATCCCCCATATCCAGTGCAATTGCATACTTCAAATACATATCGACAAATGTCTTATGAAAACGTTGATAACTGGCTGAATCACGCAACCCAGCGCTATCACCAGAACTCATAAATTGATCCGTCTGGTTAGCTAGCCCAGTATCAGGTTGCTCAACACCCGGTCTATGCCGTGCAATAGTTAAATTAATTGTTGATGCTGTACTGGTTGCAGAATCCAATCCTGTTTTCGCTGAGTCTAATAAAGCATTACGTTTTTTACTGACCTCCTTCACACCATCATTGAATGCTTTTTGAGCGTCTCCGGCAATTTTCTGTAACCCCAGTGTTTTCTCCCGCTGCCTATCCAAGGCAATTAAATCTGGCCGATAACGGGCACTACCTGGCACTCTGGGTCGAGTATTTTTGATAGCTTCATTAAGCGCAGTTTGAGCTTCATCAGCTGCACTCTTGGCGTTATCAGCTCCCTCTTTTAACAATTTAGTATTTTTTGACGCCTTTAAAAAACCTGCAGCACCTTTAAATAAGCTACGTGCTGCACCAGCAAAGGAAAAACTTAAGGTTGCAAAACCCAAAACAGTTTGTAAGGTATCCATCATCTGTTTTTTGGCTTCATAGTCTTTGATTCGACCAATCAATTGATCACCCACTTTGATCAGTTCTGTTGCTTTATCAAAAAAATTATCCGCTGCCGATTGAATTTTTGTTTCCATTGCCTTGAGAGCAGCTTCACCTGTTTTACCATTAAATTCTAGCGCTTTTAATCCAGCAGCTAAATATTCATCAGATATCCCATAACTATTTGCTTGTTTTAACGCTTGTTGCAAATCCCCATAAGTCGACTGTAGTGCTGTACCCAAAGCACTGACTTGTTGCATACCTTCAAACAATTTTTGACTGGCCACTGCCGAGCTATCTGTAGATAAGGGTTTCTTTAAATTAATTCCTTCTAACTCACGCAGATTATTGACAACATCAAATAAACGCTCATTAACATTACTAATAGCTAACTGTCGGGTATTATCAATGCGGCTCAGTAATTGACTTACTTTATGAGGATCAGCCGTACCATCTAATAACTGACGTTCAAACTGTTGATTGCGCGGATCTGCAGGCGTACTACCTAAATTACCAATTAAATTACCCTTGGTAATGGTTTTAAACAAATTGATTTGCTCTGCAGAAAAATTAGCCTTTATCTGCAGCTGGTTCCCATTGTTTATTATTGATACTGCAGGTGCATGACTTAACGTATCTTGAATGCCTGGTTTTAGTCCTTCCACTTGGGTATTGCCTACATTGGCATTAAAACTGAAGTCCGGTGCTTGGTCATTATCGACTTTTATACTGTAATCACCATTTTCATTAGGATTTACTTGAAACTGAATTTTTCCATCTATCTGCCCATCATCACGATCATGAATTACTCTAGTTCCATTACGATCAGACACTTTTAATTGCGCCCCTCGTTCTATATTAGAACCAGATACTTCTGCCGTCAGGGACTCCCTTTTCACTTCAGCGGCTCGTTTGGTTCGGGTAGATTCTTGCTGCACAGAGCCAACTTGCGGCTCATTTGATAATGATCGAACAATCCTGGGGACAACAGCTTTATTAATAACTGTAGAAAACGACTGTTGTCTAC
This genomic interval from Spartinivicinus ruber contains the following:
- a CDS encoding phage tail tape measure protein → MANNSIQHTNVSQPTQQAIQRALIYNDSSTGNSRQQSFSTVINKAVVPRIVRSLSNEPQVGSVQQESTRTKRAAEVKRESLTAEVSGSNIERGAQLKVSDRNGTRVIHDRDDGQIDGKIQFQVNPNENGDYSIKVDNDQAPDFSFNANVGNTQVEGLKPGIQDTLSHAPAVSIINNGNQLQIKANFSAEQINLFKTITKGNLIGNLGSTPADPRNQQFERQLLDGTADPHKVSQLLSRIDNTRQLAISNVNERLFDVVNNLRELEGINLKKPLSTDSSAVASQKLFEGMQQVSALGTALQSTYGDLQQALKQANSYGISDEYLAAGLKALEFNGKTGEAALKAMETKIQSAADNFFDKATELIKVGDQLIGRIKDYEAKKQMMDTLQTVLGFATLSFSFAGAARSLFKGAAGFLKASKNTKLLKEGADNAKSAADEAQTALNEAIKNTRPRVPGSARYRPDLIALDRQREKTLGLQKIAGDAQKAFNDGVKEVSKKRNALLDSAKTGLDSATSTASTINLTIARHRPGVEQPDTGLANQTDQFMSSGDSAGLRDSASYQRFHKTFVDMYLKYAIALDMGDKVAHHHAYGEYDDGGYDMVHMPPPEAHQQKRKEMEAQVIELNNNAQPGEFYYLVDQRKSRGFWRQSSWTLDIVKIDTGAYMKVPERAYLHGNNVTRDFSEFIPDFDVTDYVGIIS